In the Candidatus Acidiferrales bacterium genome, one interval contains:
- a CDS encoding DUF389 domain-containing protein — MRPNPNPQLDQTTTEELGRVWPLLGRTMNALRMYFARLLRVSEGRKPEIYAEVFRSAEFADLNYWLEITFSTSIAVLGLIVNSPAVIIGAMLISPLMGPIIASGLAIALGDFYLGLKAFTNVLLSILGSILLAAVITWVLPFRTPTPEILARVQPTLLDLGIAVLSGMAGAIVVCRGGQGGGVTALPGVAVAVALMPPLGVVGFGLGIGWDWPIIRGGGLLFLTNLVAIIFSSFLVFFSVHMDTAGVRAQINKWLEEHEKSEHFYEVIERTPLRRLLGRVGSLPRRVLILLIFVAMVAFPLQQTLTRLTQEARIRRVVLDELHKFIPRDAIFQEGTEIFPDRIRVRVVAVLPEGFSTERRRRLEELLQARAGRTTQVAVYDVATREELTALTGRLIPPAQPALETSEEIRGKLWARVRPAIASAWPSDRSPLLNYRVTLEPESPVLLVHLVYLAEQDLGELGEGAVRKALRERIGSAAVGVTFERVPPALRLAFPARSANLSTRNRRQLDEVATVLQRFSRVECTLGIGAQKEEIDPLGKQRASRIQEYLAGQKKIAPERLVPKPVEGARDVVVLELVPPAQP; from the coding sequence ATGCGACCCAATCCAAATCCTCAACTCGACCAAACCACAACCGAGGAGCTGGGGCGGGTGTGGCCGTTACTCGGTCGAACCATGAACGCGCTGCGCATGTATTTTGCGCGCCTGCTGCGGGTGAGCGAGGGGAGGAAGCCGGAGATCTATGCCGAGGTCTTCCGGAGCGCCGAGTTTGCCGACTTGAACTACTGGCTCGAAATCACCTTCTCCACCAGTATCGCCGTGCTCGGGTTGATCGTCAACAGCCCGGCGGTCATTATTGGGGCGATGTTGATTTCTCCCCTGATGGGCCCGATCATCGCCAGCGGCCTGGCCATCGCCCTGGGCGACTTTTATCTGGGCCTCAAGGCCTTCACGAATGTCCTCCTCAGCATCTTGGGTTCAATCCTGCTGGCCGCGGTGATTACCTGGGTCTTGCCCTTCCGCACGCCGACGCCCGAGATTTTGGCCCGTGTGCAACCCACCTTACTCGACCTGGGGATCGCGGTGCTCTCGGGGATGGCTGGCGCCATCGTGGTCTGCCGTGGCGGCCAGGGTGGCGGCGTAACAGCCTTGCCCGGCGTAGCCGTGGCCGTGGCGTTGATGCCACCGCTGGGCGTGGTCGGCTTCGGACTGGGAATCGGATGGGACTGGCCCATCATCCGGGGCGGTGGCTTGCTGTTCCTTACCAACCTGGTGGCGATCATATTTAGTTCCTTCCTGGTCTTCTTCAGCGTCCACATGGATACGGCAGGCGTGCGGGCGCAAATCAATAAATGGCTCGAAGAACACGAGAAGAGCGAACACTTCTACGAGGTCATTGAGCGGACACCACTGCGCCGGTTGCTGGGGAGAGTGGGAAGCCTGCCGCGGCGCGTGCTGATCCTCCTTATTTTTGTGGCCATGGTCGCCTTTCCCTTGCAGCAAACCCTCACCCGGTTGACGCAGGAAGCGCGTATTCGCCGTGTTGTTCTTGACGAGTTGCACAAATTCATCCCGCGAGATGCCATCTTCCAGGAAGGCACGGAGATTTTTCCCGATCGCATTCGCGTCCGCGTGGTGGCAGTGCTGCCGGAGGGCTTTTCAACGGAAAGGCGCCGCCGGTTAGAGGAGTTGCTCCAGGCGCGCGCCGGGCGGACGACGCAGGTGGCCGTCTATGACGTCGCCACGCGCGAAGAGCTGACCGCGTTGACCGGTCGGCTGATTCCTCCCGCCCAGCCGGCATTGGAGACCAGCGAAGAGATCCGTGGCAAACTTTGGGCCAGGGTGAGGCCCGCGATTGCTTCGGCATGGCCTTCAGACCGCTCGCCCCTGCTGAACTATCGGGTGACCCTTGAGCCGGAATCACCGGTCCTGCTTGTCCATCTCGTTTATCTGGCAGAACAGGATTTGGGAGAGTTGGGCGAAGGAGCCGTGCGCAAGGCCCTGCGGGAGCGGATCGGTTCGGCTGCGGTGGGAGTTACATTTGAGCGAGTGCCACCGGCGCTGAGACTTGCCTTCCCAGCCCGCTCCGCCAATCTTTCCACCCGGAATCGTCGGCAATTAGACGAGGTGGCCACGGTTCTGCAAAGGTTTTCTCGGGTGGAGTGCACCCTCGGCATCGGCGCACAGAAGGAAGAAATCGACCCACTAGGGAAGCAAAGAGCGTCAAGAATCCAGGAGTATCTGGCCGGACAGAAGAAGATTGCCCCGGAACGGCTTGTGCCCAAACCGGTCGAGGGGGCGCGCGACGTTGTCGTGCTCGAGCTCGTGCCGCCAGCTCAACCCTGA